DNA from Archaeoglobus veneficus SNP6:
GTTCAGGGCGAGTAACACGGTTCCCACTGCTGTAACAACTATCGCAATTCTGCTTACGAATGTAACTTCAGCGTCGCTTGCGGTCTTTTTCAGCACATTTTTGTAGATATCCCACCCGACCGTTGAGCCGATTGTTAGCATCAGCCTGTCCGTCGTTGACATCACTGCTGCAAGAACAACGACCGCAAAAACAGGGAATATTGCTTCCGGCATCACAGCCTCGAGAGCGGCTATGTACGCGTAGTCAGGACTTGGAACCTTAATTATACCTTCCTCGTGCATGGCTCTCGCTGCAAATCCCGTGAGCTTTATGAGGTACATGATTACCGCGTAGATAACGAAAACTACGAGCGGACTCCACTTGAAGTCCTTCTCATTCTTCGCAGTCAGCACGTTGTTTATCACGTGCGGAGCACTCGCAAGCCCGAAGGAGAGCAGGAAAAAGAACGAGAGGATGAAGAAAGGAGTCGCAAACGCGTAGCCAGCATAGGGCGGATGCATCTGGGGGTAGAACGGTTCAACCATGTTTGGGTCAATAGATGCAAGCACCGAGTTTATGTGCTCTATTCCTCCAGCAGCAGATATTATGAACGGGGCAGTTAGCAGAATACCTGCAATGATTGCCATTCCCTGAACGAAGGTCGTCCACGCAACTGCATAAAGCCCGCCGAGAATTACGTACACCACTACTATCGCCGCAGCAACGACCAAAGCGTAGTTTCTCGGGATATCAAAGAGCCACGTCAGGACGATTGCTATTGCTGTGTACTGGCCCGTGAGGTAGATTATGCACGTAACAAGGACAACTATGCTTGAGATAGTTCTCACAGCGTTGCTACCGTATCTGTGTGCTAAAAAATCTTGGACAGTCAGATAGCCGTTTTCTCTTGCTGCAAGCCATATCCTGTAGCCGAAAATGCTTATGGAGAAAGCACACGCGAGGGGAACGAATATCTGCTCCCATATTGTAGGCCAGCCCGCAGCGAAGCCGAGGCCCGAAACGCCGAGCAGAGTCATGCCGCTCGTCGTTGATGCCATTACGAGCATGACGAACATCCAGAAGCCGAGGTTTCTGCCGCCGACTATGTAGTCACTGACGTTCTTTATCTTTCTCGAAGCAACGCATCCGAGCAGCAGCATTGCGGCGAAGTAAATCGTTACTATTGCCCACTTTATCATGGCTTCACCTCTAATCTCTTTGCCCACAGCGATAGCAGCCCGGCTACTACGGCAGGCAATCCGAACGCAACTATCAGCGTTTCGACGGGCAGGCCAAACATGCAAACCACCTTTGATATGTCAGAGCACGACAAGCACGACAAATGCCTGAATTAAAAATCTTTCGATTTTAGACAATTATCATAATTAAATAACATTTGATAAAATTTCCTTGTTATGTATGGGTCTCTATTTCGGAGCACCTTTCGGTGTTAGGTCTCGGCGAAGGAAACAAAATTTTCTTAAGCCGGTTGCCACAGCAGGGCTACATGAAAAAGATAGTTGTAATGAGCGGAAAGGGTGGGGTTGGCAAGTCCACCGTTGCAGCAAACCTCGCTTTCACGCTGAGTAAAAAGGGTTACAGGACCGGTTTGCTGGATTGCGACATCCATGGTCCCTCAATTCCAAAGCTGCTCGGTCTTGAGGACGTGAGAGGTGTGGATTCTAAGGAGGGAAAGCTCAAGCCCGTGGAGGTTGACGGTGTTAAGGTTTTCTCAATGGGCTTCATGCTTCCGAGCCGCGACACGCCTGTTGTTTGGAGGGGGCCTGTGAAACACAAGTTCATTCAGGAGGCTCTGCAAAACGTTGACTGGGGTGAACTCGATTATCTTGTTATCGATCTCCCGCCGGGCACTGGAGACGAGGTGATAAGCATAGTTCAGGTTGCGAAACCTGAGGGGGCGGTGATAGTCACCACTCCGCAGAGCGTAGCCCTCGAAGATGTCAGGAAGGCTGTTAACTTCTCAATCCACGTCGGAGTTCCGGTTATAGGCGTCATCGAGAACATGAGTGGGATGCTGTGCCCCCACTGCGGGAAGCCCATAGAGGTCTTTGGAGCGGGTGGAGGCAAGAAGCTGGCCGAGGAGATGGCTGTGCCGTTTGCGGGCAGCATACCTCTTGACACCACAATATTCAGGAGCGGAGAGGATGGTAAACCCTTCGTCAGGACAGATTCTCCATCTGCTGAGATTTTCGAGAAAATAGTTGATGAACTGCTCGAGAACATGAAGGCAATCGAAGAGGAGCTGAAGAAGATTAAGGAGAAGCTCGAGAAAGAAAGCAAGGAGAAAGAGAAGGCTAAAGGTGAAAAAGAGGAGGAAAAGAAGGAAGAGGAGGATGAGAAATGAGAATCTGCATCCCTACTGAGGGAAAAGGAGGACTTGACGACTACGTCTGCCAGCACTTTGGCAGGGCTGCAAGCTTTACAATCTACGACACCGAAACAGGAAGAGTCGAGGTTATACCGAACACTTCCGAGCACTTCGGAGGAGTGGGTAAACCACCTGAGATAATCGCGAGAGCTAAAGCCGATGTCGTCGTTTGTGGTAATCTCGGGCCAAAAGCAATCATAATGCTGGAGCAACTGGGGATAAAGGTCTACTCTGGAGCGAGCGGAAGGGTTAAGGACGTCGTGGAGCAGTTTCTGAGCGGCAGCTTTGCAGAAACGAGTGTAGAATCTGCTTGCAGAGAACACAAACACTTTTGAACGAGTTCTATTTGTTTTTACCTGATATTTTTATCATAGTTATTAAAAAATTGAAAAGACCTTTAATTTCTGGTTGATGGTACAAAGTTTTTTCAACACGGCAGCCTACTTTCGTGAGTGCAGGACTCCATCAGAGTAAGTCTGAGCAGGGAACTGACACTTTTCGACATAACTGTGCTGGGCATTGCCGGAATGATTGGAGCAGGTATATTCGCCCTTACGGGTATAGCTGCAGGGATTGCTGGCCCGGCAATACTCGTTGCCTTTCTTCTGAACGGCGTTGTGGCCACTCTAACGGGACTTGCATATGCGGAACTCGGCTCATCTTTGCCGGAAGCGGGTGGTGGATACCTGTGGGTTAGAGAGGCAATGGGCGACTTCTTCGGGTTTCTTGCGGGATGGAGTAGCTGGGCGGCCCACAGTATTGCGTGCTCCCTTTACGCAGTAACATTCGGTGCATTCTTTTCGGAAGTTGTGGTTCAGATGCTCGGCCTGCATGTTCCCCAGGCGCTGGTATCCAAAGCCTCTGCAATTGCCATCGTCTCTGCTCTTGCGTACGTAAACTTCCGCGGAGTTAAGGAGAGCGGAAGAATGGGCGGAATCGTAACGCTGCTCAAGATCGCGATACTCCTGCTATTCGTAGTTTTCGGAATTTACAGAACCCTGTCAAAGCCAGACTGGATTTCGGCCTTCACAACACCGTCCTTTATGCCAAACGGGATGTCTGGAGTGCTTGCAGCCATGGGTCTGACGTACATAGCCTTCGAGGGCTACGAGATTATAGTTCAGAGCGGGGAGGAGGTTAAGAACCCGGAGAGGAATATACCGAGGGCAATACTGATTTCCCTCTGGGTAGTGGTGATTATCTACGTTCTCGTGGCGTTCTCGGCTCTTGGAGCTATAGAATCTGACGTTCCGAGCTGGATGTATTTAGGCAGGCTTGCTGAGTTCAGCATGATAAGAATTGCAGACCAGATAATGCCCTTTGGCTCCATTCTTATAGTTCTTGGAGGTTTAATTTCGACAGTAAGCGCCATGAACGCGACGATATACTCTTCATCCCGCGTGGCATTTGCAATGGGGAGGGATAGACTGCTTCCTGCAGTCCTTTCAAAAGTGCACGAGAGGAACAGAACGCCGCATTACTCGGTCTTCTTCAGCTATTTGATTATCGCCGTTATGGCTGTCGCACCTATTGAGGCCGTGGCCACCGCTGCGGACATAATGTTCCTTCTCCTGTTTATCCAGGTCAACCTCGTGCTGATCGTGCTGAGGTACCGCAGACCCGATGTAAGGAGAGCCTTCAGGGTGCCTCTCGTCCCCTACGTTCCGCTGGCAGCGGTGCTGCTGCAGGCGGTTATAGGGTACTACCTCGTTACCGAACTGAAGCACGGTTCGCTCGTTCTTACGGCTACAGCCTTCTGGATAGTTTTCGGCTACGTGATTTACGTTTCATACTCCAGAAAGGAAAGAATTCAGAAACTGAAGGAGGAAGCCAAGACGATTTACGAGGAGAAGCCCATCAGGGAGCCGGAAGGGTTCAAGATACTTGTTCCCGTAGCGAATCCAGTTGTAGCGGAGAAGCTCGCGAAGTTTGCAGAAATAATCGCGAAGGAGAGAGATGGGGAGGTCGTACTCCTCAACGTCGTTATACTTCCTGAGCAGACACCCCTCTCGGCAGCAACCAGATACGCTGAAACGGCCAAGGAGTTTCTGAAGAATGTTATAAAGTCCCTCGACATCCCTGCAGGAGGTATCGTGAAGATAGGTCACAGAAACGCCGAGGCGATTCTGAACGCCATCGAGGAGGTGAAGCCGGATTTAGTGGTGCTCGGGTGGAGGGGTAGAACGTTCAGAAAGGACT
Protein-coding regions in this window:
- a CDS encoding NifB/NifX family molybdenum-iron cluster-binding protein, producing MRICIPTEGKGGLDDYVCQHFGRAASFTIYDTETGRVEVIPNTSEHFGGVGKPPEIIARAKADVVVCGNLGPKAIIMLEQLGIKVYSGASGRVKDVVEQFLSGSFAETSVESACREHKHF
- a CDS encoding amino acid permease; this translates as MQDSIRVSLSRELTLFDITVLGIAGMIGAGIFALTGIAAGIAGPAILVAFLLNGVVATLTGLAYAELGSSLPEAGGGYLWVREAMGDFFGFLAGWSSWAAHSIACSLYAVTFGAFFSEVVVQMLGLHVPQALVSKASAIAIVSALAYVNFRGVKESGRMGGIVTLLKIAILLLFVVFGIYRTLSKPDWISAFTTPSFMPNGMSGVLAAMGLTYIAFEGYEIIVQSGEEVKNPERNIPRAILISLWVVVIIYVLVAFSALGAIESDVPSWMYLGRLAEFSMIRIADQIMPFGSILIVLGGLISTVSAMNATIYSSSRVAFAMGRDRLLPAVLSKVHERNRTPHYSVFFSYLIIAVMAVAPIEAVATAADIMFLLLFIQVNLVLIVLRYRRPDVRRAFRVPLVPYVPLAAVLLQAVIGYYLVTELKHGSLVLTATAFWIVFGYVIYVSYSRKERIQKLKEEAKTIYEEKPIREPEGFKILVPVANPVVAEKLAKFAEIIAKERDGEVVLLNVVILPEQTPLSAATRYAETAKEFLKNVIKSLDIPAGGIVKIGHRNAEAILNAIEEVKPDLVVLGWRGRTFRKDFVLGSTIDPILLRAKCDVAVVRFEPGEGWKKIESILIPTAGGPHAVLAAEIARDLSKHENARITLMYVGKNEKDRNRAEKAFEETSKPLEGLDVSRKFVVSSNAINAIAREAGNYSLVMLGASSRPFLKNFLLGVFPEKVVSRTSKTVVMTRKWVRLVDIIKKK
- a CDS encoding Mrp/NBP35 family ATP-binding protein — encoded protein: MKKIVVMSGKGGVGKSTVAANLAFTLSKKGYRTGLLDCDIHGPSIPKLLGLEDVRGVDSKEGKLKPVEVDGVKVFSMGFMLPSRDTPVVWRGPVKHKFIQEALQNVDWGELDYLVIDLPPGTGDEVISIVQVAKPEGAVIVTTPQSVALEDVRKAVNFSIHVGVPVIGVIENMSGMLCPHCGKPIEVFGAGGGKKLAEEMAVPFAGSIPLDTTIFRSGEDGKPFVRTDSPSAEIFEKIVDELLENMKAIEEELKKIKEKLEKESKEKEKAKGEKEEEKKEEEDEK
- a CDS encoding sodium:solute symporter family protein encodes the protein MIKWAIVTIYFAAMLLLGCVASRKIKNVSDYIVGGRNLGFWMFVMLVMASTTSGMTLLGVSGLGFAAGWPTIWEQIFVPLACAFSISIFGYRIWLAARENGYLTVQDFLAHRYGSNAVRTISSIVVLVTCIIYLTGQYTAIAIVLTWLFDIPRNYALVVAAAIVVVYVILGGLYAVAWTTFVQGMAIIAGILLTAPFIISAAGGIEHINSVLASIDPNMVEPFYPQMHPPYAGYAFATPFFILSFFFLLSFGLASAPHVINNVLTAKNEKDFKWSPLVVFVIYAVIMYLIKLTGFAARAMHEEGIIKVPSPDYAYIAALEAVMPEAIFPVFAVVVLAAVMSTTDRLMLTIGSTVGWDIYKNVLKKTASDAEVTFVSRIAIVVTAVGTVLLALNPPKLLAFIIWMGIGIMLSTFVAPILLGLYWRRATKEGAIASMVLGFAASLLFGYWHKFVSPLPAHFSLFSFAISVFAMVAVSLLTGPVEAPLKEKDSQAA